TAAGGCAAATATTTCCCTATTTTGATCGAGTGCATAAGCGGCAGTTTGCATAGCTCCGCCGTTAAGTTTTGTCTCAATTATTAATGTTCCTAATGATATTCCGGAGATTATTCTATTTCTCCTCGGAAAATTTTGTGCATCAGGTTTAGTTCCTAATTCAAATTCTGAAATTATTACTCCATTCTTTTTAATCTGTGAAAAAAGTTTTTTGTTTTCCGGAGGATAAATTACATCAAGACCAGATCCAATTACTGCAATAGTTCTACCGTTGGATTTCAAAGCTGATTCATGCGCTATGGAATCAATACCGCGAGCGAGTCCGCTTACTACAGTTATTTTTTTCTCACTGAGTTCGGATGAAAATTTTTCGGTTTCAATTTTACCATATGGAGATGGTTGTCTTGTACCAACAATTGCAAGAGAATATTTATCTTGTTCTATGAAATTTCCAAGTGTATATATAATTAAGGGGGGAAAATAAATTTTTTTAAGAAGTTCAGGATAATCTTCATCCCAAAAAGTAATTAATCGCCCACCTAGTGAATTCAATTTCTCTAATTCGGAAATTAAATTAGATTTAATTTTATTATAACTATCCGAAGAAAGTTTAATTTTTGTTGCAAGAGTTTTACTAATCCCTTCAACTTGCAATAAACTATTAAAATCCGTGTGTAGAATTCTATCTAAAGAATGGAATTTGGTAAGAAGAGAAAATATTTTTAGTGGACCTATCCCCTCAATGCTGAGTAATAAACGAAGATAAACTAAATTTTCGAAATTAATCTGAGACAAGTTATAGTCTGAAAATTATTATTCGTTGATTTCAATGTTGTCTACAATTGCAATTACCATCGTATTAACAGGAGCGTTAGTGTGTCCCAATATTTGTTCAACAGCATCACCCTCTTGAACAACAATTACAGAATCCCCAATTCCAGCGTCGATCTGATCTAAAGCTATAAAATCTTTTTGGCCTATTAAGTTTCCGATATAATCAATCGGATGAACTATTAATAACTTATGCCCAATTAAAAATTTATTTTTTGGGGTGGATACTATATTACCTTTAATCTTTGCTAGAAACATTTGTCTTTTTCTTAATAAAAATCGAAGATTTTAATAAGATTGCTAATGGAATAATAATAATGTAGGCGATTAAAAGAGTAATAGGAGAGATAGTGAGGGAAAAAAAACTATCCCAATTACCCTGTGCCATAAATAAATATCCAAAAGTTAAAACCACTAAACCTGATGCAATTAGAATATAATTGTTCTTATCCCAATAATCTTTAAATGGTGATGATATTGATTTCTTAACTTCTTTT
The genomic region above belongs to Ignavibacteriales bacterium and contains:
- the dprA gene encoding DNA-processing protein DprA gives rise to the protein MSQINFENLVYLRLLLSIEGIGPLKIFSLLTKFHSLDRILHTDFNSLLQVEGISKTLATKIKLSSDSYNKIKSNLISELEKLNSLGGRLITFWDEDYPELLKKIYFPPLIIYTLGNFIEQDKYSLAIVGTRQPSPYGKIETEKFSSELSEKKITVVSGLARGIDSIAHESALKSNGRTIAVIGSGLDVIYPPENKKLFSQIKKNGVIISEFELGTKPDAQNFPRRNRIISGISLGTLIIETKLNGGAMQTAAYALDQNREIFALPGNLNAQQSEGPNSLIQRGEAKLVTCVEDILLELNLKLKPEVGINIPRPSVELTLFEEKVLNVLTNESKQIDEIASFTSMATSDCLVNLLTLEFKGLVKQLPGKMFVRY
- a CDS encoding EutN/CcmL family microcompartment protein — its product is MFLAKIKGNIVSTPKNKFLIGHKLLIVHPIDYIGNLIGQKDFIALDQIDAGIGDSVIVVQEGDAVEQILGHTNAPVNTMVIAIVDNIEINE